In Brachypodium distachyon strain Bd21 chromosome 2, Brachypodium_distachyon_v3.0, whole genome shotgun sequence, one genomic interval encodes:
- the LOC100835625 gene encoding ABC transporter B family member 11 isoform X2, which produces MIRAVHMVIMNFIYLGIGAGLASALQVSCWTITGERQAARIRALYLKAILRQDIEFFDKEMSTGQVVERMSGDTFLIQDSIGEKVGKCIELFSSFFGGFVIAFVRGWLLALVLLSSIPPIAVAGAIVSRLLTRLSTRTQAKYGDAGNIVEQTIGTIRTVVSFNGEKQAITMYNKFLRKARESALHEGVVHGLGLGSIMAILFCSFGLAVWYGSRLIVERGYNGGLVINVLMSVMIGAMSLGQATPAITAFAEGQGAAYRMFRTIERQPIIDVCDTTGIILEDIKGDVEVKDVFFSYPTRPEHLVFDGFSLQIPSGTTMAVVGESGSGKSTLIGLVERFYDPGSGEVLIDGINIRTMKLGWIRGKIGLVSQEPVLFSSTIRENIAYGKDDLTLEETKSAVELANAAKFIDKLPNGLETMVGERGIQLSGGQKQRIAIARAIVKDPRILLLDEATSALDMGSERVVQEALNRVMLERTTIIVAHRLSTVKNADVISVLQHGKLVEQGAHVELMKKSAGAYSQLIHLQGTQQGSDDPNIDSDMTITDDLGSTRSMKRKVGSKSMSPVTKGSSSFGSGRRPFTSPLDLSDPMEFSNDQDIEETTEKMYSGWKKAPIGRLFYLNKPEAFTLALGCITAAMHGVIFPVYGLLISSAIKMFYEPPAELLKESRFWASMFVVLGAFILVVIPIEFFLFGAAGGKLVERIRSLTFQSVMHQEINWFDIPQHSSGAIGARLLTDALNVKRLVGDNLALNIQTVSTIITGFTIAMVANWKLALIITVVIPLVGFQTYAQMKFLQGLNKDAKLKYEEASQVATDAVGGIRTVASFCAEQKVIDTFEKKCEAPRRQGMREGVVGGLGFGFSFMVFYFTFALCFYVGAKFVQQGTTSFPEVFRVFFVLLLAASGISRTSALGADSTKANESAISIFEILDRKSKIDSSSEEGAVIAAVRGDIEFQNVCFKFPLRPNVQIFNDLSLSIPSGKTAALVGESGSGKSTVIGLLERFYDPDSGRILLDGVELQTLKVSWLRLQVGLVAQEPVLFNDTIRTNIAYGKQGSALEEEIIAAAEAANAHRFISGLPDGYDTVVGERGIQLSGGQKQRVAIARAVVKGPRVLMLDEATSALDAESESVVQEALDRVMVGRTTVVVAHRLSTVKGADIISVLKNGTIVEKGRHEELMRIKDGAYASLVELSSTSR; this is translated from the exons ATGATTCGAGCAGTCCATATG GTGATCATGAACTTTATCTATCTTGGCATCGGAGCTGGACTAGCCTCAGCACTTC AGGTATCATGTTGGACAATTACTGGAGAAAGGCAGGCAGCACGAATCAGGGCTCTGTATCTCAAGGCTATTCTGAGACAGGACATTGAGTTTTTTGACAAGGAAATGAGCACGGGACAAGTGGTTGAGAGGATGTCAGGAGATACATTTCTCATTCAAGATTCTATTGGAGAAAAG GTTGGCAAGTGCATAGAACTCTTTTCCAGTTTCTTTGGAGGCTTTGTTATTGCATTTGTGAGAGGATGGCTCTTGGCCCTTGTTTTGCTCTCAAGCATTCCTCCAATAGCTGTGGCTGGCGCTATTGTGTCTAGGTTGTTGACAAGACTCTCCACCCGCACACAAGCAAAATATGGCGATGCTGGAAATATTGTTGAACAAACTATTGGGACCATTAGAACG GTCGTTTCATTCAATGGAGAGAAGCAAGCTATAACAATGTATAATAAGTTCCTAAGGAAAGCACGTGAATCTGCTCTACATGAAGGTGTTGTTCATGGGCTTGGATTGGGTTCCATAATGGCAATCTTGTTTTGTAGCTTTGGGTTGGCAGTTTGGTATGGATCAAGATTGATAGTCGAGCGAGGATACAATGGTGGCTTAGTTATTAATGTTCTAATGTCTGTCATGATCGGTGCAAT GTCTTTAGGGCAGGCAACACCAGCTATAACAGCTTTTGCAGAAGGTCAAGGAGCTGCATATAGAATGTTCAGGACAATTGAAAGACAGCCAATAATTGATGTATGTGATACCACAGGTATCATATTGGAAGACATCAAGGGTGATGTTGAAGTGAAGGATGTGTTCTTCAGCTATCCTACAAGGCCTGAACATTTGGTATTTGATGGATTCTCGTTGCAAATACCAAGTGGCACAACAATGGCAGTAGTTGGAGAGAGCGGCAGTGGGAAGTCGACTTTGATTGGTTTAGTTGAGAGATTCTATGATCCGGGATCCGGGGAAGTCTTGATTGATGGAATCAACATTAGAACGATGAAGCTTGGATGGATAAGAGGAAAAATTGGTCTTGTCAGCCAAGAACCAGTGTTGTTCTCAAGTACAATCCGGGAAAATATCGCGTATGGGAAGGATGATCTAACTCTTGAAGAGACCAAGAGTGCAGTCGAGCTTGCGAATGCAGCAAAGTTCATTGATAAATTGCCAAAT GGCCTTGAAACGATGGTTGGGGAACGCGGAATTCAACTGTCTGGAGGGCAGAAGCAAAGAATAGCAATTGCCAGAGCAATTGTAAAAGACCCTAGAATCTTACTACTTGATGAAGCAACCAGTGCATTGGATATGGGATCTGAGAGGGTAGTTCAAGAAGCTTTGAATAGAGTAATGTTAGAGAGGACTACAATCATTGTTGCACATCGACTTAGCACAGTAAAGAATGCCGATGTGATATCCGTCCTACAGCATGGGAAGTTGGTGGAACAAG GTGCACACGTAGAACTTATGAAGAAATCTGCCGGTGCTTACTCTCAGCTGATTCATCTGCAAGGGACTCAGCAGGGATCAGATGACCCTAATATTGACTCTGATATGACAATAACGGATGATTTGGGCTCTACTAGGTCCATGAAAAGAAAAGTAGGTAGCAAAAGTATGTCACCTGTGACTAAAGGTTCCTCTTCTTTTGGGAGTGGTAGGCGTCCTTTCACTTCCCCGCTTGACCTATCTGATCCCATGGAATTCAGTAATGATCAGGACATAGAGGAGACTACGGAAAAAATGTATAGTGGTTGGAAGAAAGCTCCAATTGGCCGACTCTTCTATCTCAACAAACCAGAGGCTTTTACTCTTGCTCTTGGTTGTATAACTGCTGCAATGCACGGTGTCATTTTTCCTGTATATGGCCTCTTGATTTCAAGTGCAATAAAGATGTTCTATGAGCCACCAGCAGAGCTACTGAAGGAGTCCAGGTTCTGGGCAAGCATGTTTGTCGTGTTGGGAGCTTTCATACTTGTTGTGATTCCAATAGAGTTCTTCCTGTTTGGAGCAGCAGGTGGGAAGCTTGTGGAGCGCATACGCTCGCTGACATTCCAAAGCGTCATGCACCAGGAGATCAACTGGTTTGACATACCTCAACACTCTAG TGGAGCAATTGGTGCGAGACTATTGACTGATGCCCTGAATGTGAAGCGCCTAGTTGGAGATAATTTAGCACTTAATATCCAGACTGTATCAACCATCATAACAGGCTTCACGATAGCTATGGTTGCAAACTGGAAGCTAGCATTGATCATCACAGTGGTGATTCCTTTGGTGGGTTTCCAAACCTATGCTCAAATGAAGTTCCTGCAGGGTCTCAACAAAGATGCAAAG CTTAAATACGAAGAAGCAAGCCAAGTAGCAACTGACGCGGTTGGAGGTATCAGAACTGTAGCTTCATTTTGTGCAGAGCAGAAGGTGATCGATACCTTCGAAAAGAAATGTGAAGCTCCCAGAAGGCAAGGGATGAGGGAAGGTGTTGTTGGTGGCTTGGGCTTTGGCTTCTCGTTCATGGTGTTCTACTTCACGTTTGCTCTTTGCTTCTACGTTGGTGCCAAGTTTGTTCAACAAGGAACAACGTCATTTCCTGAAGTGTTTAGG GTCTTTTTCGTGTTACTTTTGGCCGCGAGTGGAATCTCACGAACAAGCGCTTTAGGTGCAGACAGCACCAAGGCAAATGAATCGGCCATCTCTATCTTTGAAATTCTGGACCGTAAGTCCAAGATTGATTCGAGCAGCGAGGAGGGTGCGGTCATTGCAGCTGTTAGGGGTGACATTGAGTTCCAGAATGTGTGCTTCAAGTTCCCACTACGTCCAAATGTTCAGATCTTCAATGATCTGTCCTTGAGCATTCCTTCTGGAAAG ACTGCCGCGCTTGTTGGAGAGAGTGGAAGCGGGAAGTCGACAGTGATCGGGCTGCTGGAGAGGTTCTACGACCCGGACTCAGGAAGGATCCTTCTTGACGGCGTGGAGCTTCAGACCCTCAAGGTCAGCTGGCTCCGGCTGCAGGTCGGGCTCGTGGCACAGGAGCCGGTGCTGTTCAACGACACCATCCGCACCAACATCGCCTATGGCAAGCAGGGGTCAGCATTGGAAGAAGAGATAATCGCGGCCGCAGAAGCGGCAAACGCACACCGGTTCATCTCTGGGCTGCCTGACGGCTACGACACAGTGGTGGGTGAGAGAGGGATCCAGCTTTCTGGTGGGCAGAAACAGCGTGTGGCGATCGCGAGGGCCGTGGTGAAGGGACCCCGGGTGCTGATGCTAGACGAGGCAACGAGCGCGCTGGACGCTGAGTCGGAGAGCGTGGTGCAGGAGGCATTGGACCGGGTGATGGTTGGCCGGACCACCGTCGTGGTGGCGCATCGCCTCTCGACGGTGAAAGGCGCTGACATCATCAGCGTCCTCAAGAACGGGACCATTGTGGAGAAAGGAAGGCATGAGGAACTCATGCGGATAAAGGATGGAGCCTACGCCTCACTTGTTGAGCTTAGTTCGACTTCAAGATAG
- the LOC100835625 gene encoding ABC transporter B family member 11 isoform X1, producing MGGRERSVNGGEGIHDNERPAATAAARVPMHRMFAFADRTDAALMAVGAAAAVGNGMAQPLMTFIFGDVIHAFGSAASSPEVLQKNVTKVIMNFIYLGIGAGLASALQVSCWTITGERQAARIRALYLKAILRQDIEFFDKEMSTGQVVERMSGDTFLIQDSIGEKVGKCIELFSSFFGGFVIAFVRGWLLALVLLSSIPPIAVAGAIVSRLLTRLSTRTQAKYGDAGNIVEQTIGTIRTVVSFNGEKQAITMYNKFLRKARESALHEGVVHGLGLGSIMAILFCSFGLAVWYGSRLIVERGYNGGLVINVLMSVMIGAMSLGQATPAITAFAEGQGAAYRMFRTIERQPIIDVCDTTGIILEDIKGDVEVKDVFFSYPTRPEHLVFDGFSLQIPSGTTMAVVGESGSGKSTLIGLVERFYDPGSGEVLIDGINIRTMKLGWIRGKIGLVSQEPVLFSSTIRENIAYGKDDLTLEETKSAVELANAAKFIDKLPNGLETMVGERGIQLSGGQKQRIAIARAIVKDPRILLLDEATSALDMGSERVVQEALNRVMLERTTIIVAHRLSTVKNADVISVLQHGKLVEQGAHVELMKKSAGAYSQLIHLQGTQQGSDDPNIDSDMTITDDLGSTRSMKRKVGSKSMSPVTKGSSSFGSGRRPFTSPLDLSDPMEFSNDQDIEETTEKMYSGWKKAPIGRLFYLNKPEAFTLALGCITAAMHGVIFPVYGLLISSAIKMFYEPPAELLKESRFWASMFVVLGAFILVVIPIEFFLFGAAGGKLVERIRSLTFQSVMHQEINWFDIPQHSSGAIGARLLTDALNVKRLVGDNLALNIQTVSTIITGFTIAMVANWKLALIITVVIPLVGFQTYAQMKFLQGLNKDAKLKYEEASQVATDAVGGIRTVASFCAEQKVIDTFEKKCEAPRRQGMREGVVGGLGFGFSFMVFYFTFALCFYVGAKFVQQGTTSFPEVFRVFFVLLLAASGISRTSALGADSTKANESAISIFEILDRKSKIDSSSEEGAVIAAVRGDIEFQNVCFKFPLRPNVQIFNDLSLSIPSGKTAALVGESGSGKSTVIGLLERFYDPDSGRILLDGVELQTLKVSWLRLQVGLVAQEPVLFNDTIRTNIAYGKQGSALEEEIIAAAEAANAHRFISGLPDGYDTVVGERGIQLSGGQKQRVAIARAVVKGPRVLMLDEATSALDAESESVVQEALDRVMVGRTTVVVAHRLSTVKGADIISVLKNGTIVEKGRHEELMRIKDGAYASLVELSSTSR from the exons ATGGGAGGGAGGGAAAGGAGCGTcaatggaggagaaggaatCCATGACAACGAGAGGcccgcggccacggcggcggcgcgcgtaCCTATGCATCGGATGTTCGCGTTCGCGGACAGGACGGACGCGGCGCTGATGGCGgtgggtgcggcggcggcggtgggcaaCGGCATGGCGCAGCCGTTGATGACCTTCATCTTCGGCGACGTCATCCATGCATTCGgttccgccgcctcctcgccggaaGTGTTGCAGAAGAACGTCACCAAG GTGATCATGAACTTTATCTATCTTGGCATCGGAGCTGGACTAGCCTCAGCACTTC AGGTATCATGTTGGACAATTACTGGAGAAAGGCAGGCAGCACGAATCAGGGCTCTGTATCTCAAGGCTATTCTGAGACAGGACATTGAGTTTTTTGACAAGGAAATGAGCACGGGACAAGTGGTTGAGAGGATGTCAGGAGATACATTTCTCATTCAAGATTCTATTGGAGAAAAG GTTGGCAAGTGCATAGAACTCTTTTCCAGTTTCTTTGGAGGCTTTGTTATTGCATTTGTGAGAGGATGGCTCTTGGCCCTTGTTTTGCTCTCAAGCATTCCTCCAATAGCTGTGGCTGGCGCTATTGTGTCTAGGTTGTTGACAAGACTCTCCACCCGCACACAAGCAAAATATGGCGATGCTGGAAATATTGTTGAACAAACTATTGGGACCATTAGAACG GTCGTTTCATTCAATGGAGAGAAGCAAGCTATAACAATGTATAATAAGTTCCTAAGGAAAGCACGTGAATCTGCTCTACATGAAGGTGTTGTTCATGGGCTTGGATTGGGTTCCATAATGGCAATCTTGTTTTGTAGCTTTGGGTTGGCAGTTTGGTATGGATCAAGATTGATAGTCGAGCGAGGATACAATGGTGGCTTAGTTATTAATGTTCTAATGTCTGTCATGATCGGTGCAAT GTCTTTAGGGCAGGCAACACCAGCTATAACAGCTTTTGCAGAAGGTCAAGGAGCTGCATATAGAATGTTCAGGACAATTGAAAGACAGCCAATAATTGATGTATGTGATACCACAGGTATCATATTGGAAGACATCAAGGGTGATGTTGAAGTGAAGGATGTGTTCTTCAGCTATCCTACAAGGCCTGAACATTTGGTATTTGATGGATTCTCGTTGCAAATACCAAGTGGCACAACAATGGCAGTAGTTGGAGAGAGCGGCAGTGGGAAGTCGACTTTGATTGGTTTAGTTGAGAGATTCTATGATCCGGGATCCGGGGAAGTCTTGATTGATGGAATCAACATTAGAACGATGAAGCTTGGATGGATAAGAGGAAAAATTGGTCTTGTCAGCCAAGAACCAGTGTTGTTCTCAAGTACAATCCGGGAAAATATCGCGTATGGGAAGGATGATCTAACTCTTGAAGAGACCAAGAGTGCAGTCGAGCTTGCGAATGCAGCAAAGTTCATTGATAAATTGCCAAAT GGCCTTGAAACGATGGTTGGGGAACGCGGAATTCAACTGTCTGGAGGGCAGAAGCAAAGAATAGCAATTGCCAGAGCAATTGTAAAAGACCCTAGAATCTTACTACTTGATGAAGCAACCAGTGCATTGGATATGGGATCTGAGAGGGTAGTTCAAGAAGCTTTGAATAGAGTAATGTTAGAGAGGACTACAATCATTGTTGCACATCGACTTAGCACAGTAAAGAATGCCGATGTGATATCCGTCCTACAGCATGGGAAGTTGGTGGAACAAG GTGCACACGTAGAACTTATGAAGAAATCTGCCGGTGCTTACTCTCAGCTGATTCATCTGCAAGGGACTCAGCAGGGATCAGATGACCCTAATATTGACTCTGATATGACAATAACGGATGATTTGGGCTCTACTAGGTCCATGAAAAGAAAAGTAGGTAGCAAAAGTATGTCACCTGTGACTAAAGGTTCCTCTTCTTTTGGGAGTGGTAGGCGTCCTTTCACTTCCCCGCTTGACCTATCTGATCCCATGGAATTCAGTAATGATCAGGACATAGAGGAGACTACGGAAAAAATGTATAGTGGTTGGAAGAAAGCTCCAATTGGCCGACTCTTCTATCTCAACAAACCAGAGGCTTTTACTCTTGCTCTTGGTTGTATAACTGCTGCAATGCACGGTGTCATTTTTCCTGTATATGGCCTCTTGATTTCAAGTGCAATAAAGATGTTCTATGAGCCACCAGCAGAGCTACTGAAGGAGTCCAGGTTCTGGGCAAGCATGTTTGTCGTGTTGGGAGCTTTCATACTTGTTGTGATTCCAATAGAGTTCTTCCTGTTTGGAGCAGCAGGTGGGAAGCTTGTGGAGCGCATACGCTCGCTGACATTCCAAAGCGTCATGCACCAGGAGATCAACTGGTTTGACATACCTCAACACTCTAG TGGAGCAATTGGTGCGAGACTATTGACTGATGCCCTGAATGTGAAGCGCCTAGTTGGAGATAATTTAGCACTTAATATCCAGACTGTATCAACCATCATAACAGGCTTCACGATAGCTATGGTTGCAAACTGGAAGCTAGCATTGATCATCACAGTGGTGATTCCTTTGGTGGGTTTCCAAACCTATGCTCAAATGAAGTTCCTGCAGGGTCTCAACAAAGATGCAAAG CTTAAATACGAAGAAGCAAGCCAAGTAGCAACTGACGCGGTTGGAGGTATCAGAACTGTAGCTTCATTTTGTGCAGAGCAGAAGGTGATCGATACCTTCGAAAAGAAATGTGAAGCTCCCAGAAGGCAAGGGATGAGGGAAGGTGTTGTTGGTGGCTTGGGCTTTGGCTTCTCGTTCATGGTGTTCTACTTCACGTTTGCTCTTTGCTTCTACGTTGGTGCCAAGTTTGTTCAACAAGGAACAACGTCATTTCCTGAAGTGTTTAGG GTCTTTTTCGTGTTACTTTTGGCCGCGAGTGGAATCTCACGAACAAGCGCTTTAGGTGCAGACAGCACCAAGGCAAATGAATCGGCCATCTCTATCTTTGAAATTCTGGACCGTAAGTCCAAGATTGATTCGAGCAGCGAGGAGGGTGCGGTCATTGCAGCTGTTAGGGGTGACATTGAGTTCCAGAATGTGTGCTTCAAGTTCCCACTACGTCCAAATGTTCAGATCTTCAATGATCTGTCCTTGAGCATTCCTTCTGGAAAG ACTGCCGCGCTTGTTGGAGAGAGTGGAAGCGGGAAGTCGACAGTGATCGGGCTGCTGGAGAGGTTCTACGACCCGGACTCAGGAAGGATCCTTCTTGACGGCGTGGAGCTTCAGACCCTCAAGGTCAGCTGGCTCCGGCTGCAGGTCGGGCTCGTGGCACAGGAGCCGGTGCTGTTCAACGACACCATCCGCACCAACATCGCCTATGGCAAGCAGGGGTCAGCATTGGAAGAAGAGATAATCGCGGCCGCAGAAGCGGCAAACGCACACCGGTTCATCTCTGGGCTGCCTGACGGCTACGACACAGTGGTGGGTGAGAGAGGGATCCAGCTTTCTGGTGGGCAGAAACAGCGTGTGGCGATCGCGAGGGCCGTGGTGAAGGGACCCCGGGTGCTGATGCTAGACGAGGCAACGAGCGCGCTGGACGCTGAGTCGGAGAGCGTGGTGCAGGAGGCATTGGACCGGGTGATGGTTGGCCGGACCACCGTCGTGGTGGCGCATCGCCTCTCGACGGTGAAAGGCGCTGACATCATCAGCGTCCTCAAGAACGGGACCATTGTGGAGAAAGGAAGGCATGAGGAACTCATGCGGATAAAGGATGGAGCCTACGCCTCACTTGTTGAGCTTAGTTCGACTTCAAGATAG
- the LOC100835625 gene encoding ABC transporter B family member 11 isoform X4, whose protein sequence is MYNKFLRKARESALHEGVVHGLGLGSIMAILFCSFGLAVWYGSRLIVERGYNGGLVINVLMSVMIGAMSLGQATPAITAFAEGQGAAYRMFRTIERQPIIDVCDTTGIILEDIKGDVEVKDVFFSYPTRPEHLVFDGFSLQIPSGTTMAVVGESGSGKSTLIGLVERFYDPGSGEVLIDGINIRTMKLGWIRGKIGLVSQEPVLFSSTIRENIAYGKDDLTLEETKSAVELANAAKFIDKLPNGLETMVGERGIQLSGGQKQRIAIARAIVKDPRILLLDEATSALDMGSERVVQEALNRVMLERTTIIVAHRLSTVKNADVISVLQHGKLVEQGAHVELMKKSAGAYSQLIHLQGTQQGSDDPNIDSDMTITDDLGSTRSMKRKVGSKSMSPVTKGSSSFGSGRRPFTSPLDLSDPMEFSNDQDIEETTEKMYSGWKKAPIGRLFYLNKPEAFTLALGCITAAMHGVIFPVYGLLISSAIKMFYEPPAELLKESRFWASMFVVLGAFILVVIPIEFFLFGAAGGKLVERIRSLTFQSVMHQEINWFDIPQHSSGAIGARLLTDALNVKRLVGDNLALNIQTVSTIITGFTIAMVANWKLALIITVVIPLVGFQTYAQMKFLQGLNKDAKLKYEEASQVATDAVGGIRTVASFCAEQKVIDTFEKKCEAPRRQGMREGVVGGLGFGFSFMVFYFTFALCFYVGAKFVQQGTTSFPEVFRVFFVLLLAASGISRTSALGADSTKANESAISIFEILDRKSKIDSSSEEGAVIAAVRGDIEFQNVCFKFPLRPNVQIFNDLSLSIPSGKTAALVGESGSGKSTVIGLLERFYDPDSGRILLDGVELQTLKVSWLRLQVGLVAQEPVLFNDTIRTNIAYGKQGSALEEEIIAAAEAANAHRFISGLPDGYDTVVGERGIQLSGGQKQRVAIARAVVKGPRVLMLDEATSALDAESESVVQEALDRVMVGRTTVVVAHRLSTVKGADIISVLKNGTIVEKGRHEELMRIKDGAYASLVELSSTSR, encoded by the exons ATGTATAATAAGTTCCTAAGGAAAGCACGTGAATCTGCTCTACATGAAGGTGTTGTTCATGGGCTTGGATTGGGTTCCATAATGGCAATCTTGTTTTGTAGCTTTGGGTTGGCAGTTTGGTATGGATCAAGATTGATAGTCGAGCGAGGATACAATGGTGGCTTAGTTATTAATGTTCTAATGTCTGTCATGATCGGTGCAAT GTCTTTAGGGCAGGCAACACCAGCTATAACAGCTTTTGCAGAAGGTCAAGGAGCTGCATATAGAATGTTCAGGACAATTGAAAGACAGCCAATAATTGATGTATGTGATACCACAGGTATCATATTGGAAGACATCAAGGGTGATGTTGAAGTGAAGGATGTGTTCTTCAGCTATCCTACAAGGCCTGAACATTTGGTATTTGATGGATTCTCGTTGCAAATACCAAGTGGCACAACAATGGCAGTAGTTGGAGAGAGCGGCAGTGGGAAGTCGACTTTGATTGGTTTAGTTGAGAGATTCTATGATCCGGGATCCGGGGAAGTCTTGATTGATGGAATCAACATTAGAACGATGAAGCTTGGATGGATAAGAGGAAAAATTGGTCTTGTCAGCCAAGAACCAGTGTTGTTCTCAAGTACAATCCGGGAAAATATCGCGTATGGGAAGGATGATCTAACTCTTGAAGAGACCAAGAGTGCAGTCGAGCTTGCGAATGCAGCAAAGTTCATTGATAAATTGCCAAAT GGCCTTGAAACGATGGTTGGGGAACGCGGAATTCAACTGTCTGGAGGGCAGAAGCAAAGAATAGCAATTGCCAGAGCAATTGTAAAAGACCCTAGAATCTTACTACTTGATGAAGCAACCAGTGCATTGGATATGGGATCTGAGAGGGTAGTTCAAGAAGCTTTGAATAGAGTAATGTTAGAGAGGACTACAATCATTGTTGCACATCGACTTAGCACAGTAAAGAATGCCGATGTGATATCCGTCCTACAGCATGGGAAGTTGGTGGAACAAG GTGCACACGTAGAACTTATGAAGAAATCTGCCGGTGCTTACTCTCAGCTGATTCATCTGCAAGGGACTCAGCAGGGATCAGATGACCCTAATATTGACTCTGATATGACAATAACGGATGATTTGGGCTCTACTAGGTCCATGAAAAGAAAAGTAGGTAGCAAAAGTATGTCACCTGTGACTAAAGGTTCCTCTTCTTTTGGGAGTGGTAGGCGTCCTTTCACTTCCCCGCTTGACCTATCTGATCCCATGGAATTCAGTAATGATCAGGACATAGAGGAGACTACGGAAAAAATGTATAGTGGTTGGAAGAAAGCTCCAATTGGCCGACTCTTCTATCTCAACAAACCAGAGGCTTTTACTCTTGCTCTTGGTTGTATAACTGCTGCAATGCACGGTGTCATTTTTCCTGTATATGGCCTCTTGATTTCAAGTGCAATAAAGATGTTCTATGAGCCACCAGCAGAGCTACTGAAGGAGTCCAGGTTCTGGGCAAGCATGTTTGTCGTGTTGGGAGCTTTCATACTTGTTGTGATTCCAATAGAGTTCTTCCTGTTTGGAGCAGCAGGTGGGAAGCTTGTGGAGCGCATACGCTCGCTGACATTCCAAAGCGTCATGCACCAGGAGATCAACTGGTTTGACATACCTCAACACTCTAG TGGAGCAATTGGTGCGAGACTATTGACTGATGCCCTGAATGTGAAGCGCCTAGTTGGAGATAATTTAGCACTTAATATCCAGACTGTATCAACCATCATAACAGGCTTCACGATAGCTATGGTTGCAAACTGGAAGCTAGCATTGATCATCACAGTGGTGATTCCTTTGGTGGGTTTCCAAACCTATGCTCAAATGAAGTTCCTGCAGGGTCTCAACAAAGATGCAAAG CTTAAATACGAAGAAGCAAGCCAAGTAGCAACTGACGCGGTTGGAGGTATCAGAACTGTAGCTTCATTTTGTGCAGAGCAGAAGGTGATCGATACCTTCGAAAAGAAATGTGAAGCTCCCAGAAGGCAAGGGATGAGGGAAGGTGTTGTTGGTGGCTTGGGCTTTGGCTTCTCGTTCATGGTGTTCTACTTCACGTTTGCTCTTTGCTTCTACGTTGGTGCCAAGTTTGTTCAACAAGGAACAACGTCATTTCCTGAAGTGTTTAGG GTCTTTTTCGTGTTACTTTTGGCCGCGAGTGGAATCTCACGAACAAGCGCTTTAGGTGCAGACAGCACCAAGGCAAATGAATCGGCCATCTCTATCTTTGAAATTCTGGACCGTAAGTCCAAGATTGATTCGAGCAGCGAGGAGGGTGCGGTCATTGCAGCTGTTAGGGGTGACATTGAGTTCCAGAATGTGTGCTTCAAGTTCCCACTACGTCCAAATGTTCAGATCTTCAATGATCTGTCCTTGAGCATTCCTTCTGGAAAG ACTGCCGCGCTTGTTGGAGAGAGTGGAAGCGGGAAGTCGACAGTGATCGGGCTGCTGGAGAGGTTCTACGACCCGGACTCAGGAAGGATCCTTCTTGACGGCGTGGAGCTTCAGACCCTCAAGGTCAGCTGGCTCCGGCTGCAGGTCGGGCTCGTGGCACAGGAGCCGGTGCTGTTCAACGACACCATCCGCACCAACATCGCCTATGGCAAGCAGGGGTCAGCATTGGAAGAAGAGATAATCGCGGCCGCAGAAGCGGCAAACGCACACCGGTTCATCTCTGGGCTGCCTGACGGCTACGACACAGTGGTGGGTGAGAGAGGGATCCAGCTTTCTGGTGGGCAGAAACAGCGTGTGGCGATCGCGAGGGCCGTGGTGAAGGGACCCCGGGTGCTGATGCTAGACGAGGCAACGAGCGCGCTGGACGCTGAGTCGGAGAGCGTGGTGCAGGAGGCATTGGACCGGGTGATGGTTGGCCGGACCACCGTCGTGGTGGCGCATCGCCTCTCGACGGTGAAAGGCGCTGACATCATCAGCGTCCTCAAGAACGGGACCATTGTGGAGAAAGGAAGGCATGAGGAACTCATGCGGATAAAGGATGGAGCCTACGCCTCACTTGTTGAGCTTAGTTCGACTTCAAGATAG